One window of Corynebacterium doosanense CAU 212 = DSM 45436 genomic DNA carries:
- a CDS encoding ATP-binding cassette domain-containing protein, which yields MSPVLEVRDLHKSFHLHAIDRRVTSLAGVSFDVSSGEHVAVAGSSGVGKSSLLRCIYRTYLPDSGTVTLHARSGPVELTSLADRSMARLRGQEFGYVAQFLAAPPRTGPFALTVASATRRGHSRGDARELAADALRRLNIAESLWEVDCAVLSGGERQRVNLAAGTVSPPRLLLLDEPVSALDPANREHALAMIDDLSRSDVAVVGVYHDMSIIRRLSNRVLVMEGGRIVSDATPGEAPGQGHSALIEEHL from the coding sequence ATGAGCCCAGTTCTAGAGGTCCGCGACCTGCACAAGTCCTTCCACCTGCACGCCATCGACCGCCGGGTCACCTCTCTCGCCGGGGTGAGCTTTGACGTCTCCTCCGGCGAGCACGTCGCCGTCGCGGGCTCCTCGGGGGTCGGCAAGTCGAGCCTGCTGCGCTGCATCTACCGCACCTACCTGCCTGACTCCGGCACCGTCACCCTGCACGCCCGCTCCGGCCCCGTGGAGCTGACCTCCCTGGCCGATCGCTCCATGGCCCGGCTGCGGGGGCAGGAGTTCGGCTACGTGGCCCAGTTCCTCGCCGCTCCGCCGCGGACCGGGCCCTTCGCCCTCACCGTCGCCTCGGCCACCCGCCGCGGCCATTCCCGCGGGGACGCGAGGGAGCTCGCCGCCGACGCGCTGCGCCGGCTCAACATCGCGGAATCACTGTGGGAGGTCGACTGCGCCGTGCTCTCCGGCGGTGAGCGGCAGCGGGTCAACCTCGCCGCCGGGACCGTCTCACCCCCGCGGCTGCTGCTTCTCGACGAACCCGTCTCCGCCCTCGACCCGGCCAACAGGGAGCATGCCCTGGCCATGATCGACGACCTCAGCCGAAGCGACGTCGCGGTCGTCGGCGTCTACCACGACATGAGCATCATCCGCCGCCTGTCCAACCGGGTGCTGGTCATGGAGGGTGGCAGGATCGTCTCCGACGCCACCCCGGGCGAGGCACCGGGCCAGGGCCATTCCGCACTCATCGAGGAGCACCTGTGA
- a CDS encoding amidohydrolase family protein — MLRSVDRALEEAAAIDAAAPGLVDHRVLHRLDILSDQGAATLKKRLDSLDDSSAPALVSFEDHTPGQGQYPDEERLCSYMIDDEGHTPEEADLALVRMKAAAESGAGVREDTEQWLAGLAAAGRVRLLAHDPDCAEVLDRFQGYGGEVAEFPTTMAAARHAREIGLIIVGGGPKALRGKSHSGNVSAAELASEGLIDALTSDYLPSALLGGVRSLIDQGHLDLPGAISLVTAGPARVAGLTDRGRLAEGLLADLAFLDLGHRWPRVMGTHKAWLS, encoded by the coding sequence GTGCTGCGCAGCGTCGACCGCGCGCTCGAGGAGGCCGCGGCCATCGACGCCGCCGCCCCGGGGCTCGTCGACCACCGGGTGCTGCACCGCCTGGACATCCTCTCCGATCAGGGCGCGGCGACGCTGAAGAAGCGCCTCGACTCCCTGGATGACTCCTCCGCCCCGGCCTTGGTCTCCTTCGAGGACCACACCCCGGGCCAGGGTCAGTACCCCGACGAGGAACGCCTGTGCAGCTACATGATCGACGACGAGGGCCACACCCCGGAGGAGGCCGACCTCGCGCTCGTGCGCATGAAGGCCGCCGCGGAATCCGGTGCCGGCGTCCGCGAGGACACCGAGCAGTGGCTTGCCGGTCTCGCCGCGGCGGGCCGGGTCCGCCTCCTGGCACACGACCCGGACTGCGCGGAGGTGCTCGACCGGTTCCAGGGCTACGGCGGCGAGGTCGCGGAGTTCCCCACAACGATGGCCGCGGCCCGCCACGCGCGCGAGATCGGCCTCATCATCGTCGGCGGCGGCCCCAAAGCCCTGCGGGGGAAGTCCCACAGCGGCAATGTCTCCGCGGCGGAGCTCGCCTCGGAAGGGCTTATCGACGCCCTGACCTCCGACTACCTGCCTTCGGCGCTGCTCGGCGGCGTACGCAGCCTCATCGACCAGGGTCACCTGGATCTTCCCGGGGCAATCTCGCTGGTAACCGCCGGCCCGGCCCGGGTCGCCGGACTCACCGACCGCGGGCGGCTGGCCGAGGGCCTGCTGGCGGACCTAGCCTTCCTCGACCTGGGCCACCGCTGGCCGCGGGTCATGGGCACACACAAGGCGTGGCTGTCATGA
- a CDS encoding inositol monophosphatase family protein: MDPVDGSANAVAGVPLTCFSAALVIDGEIRESLNVWLQNGHAVWARAGEPVAYRTSGRTALAGAAVDMLRPKTHAGGDSTAAWARVAQRAGRVRILSSSCLEAMLVAEGAIDAFCDPGSQTHRIVDLAATLMFIPAAGGAVIDVQGQPFSFGPDLTLRWSGIVAASRDLAEELADTIRG; this comes from the coding sequence ATCGACCCCGTCGACGGTTCCGCCAACGCTGTCGCCGGCGTGCCGCTGACCTGCTTCTCCGCCGCGCTGGTGATCGACGGGGAGATCCGGGAGTCACTCAACGTCTGGCTGCAGAACGGCCACGCCGTCTGGGCGCGGGCCGGGGAGCCGGTGGCTTACCGTACCTCGGGCCGCACCGCCCTGGCTGGCGCGGCGGTGGACATGCTCCGACCGAAGACCCACGCCGGGGGAGACTCCACCGCGGCCTGGGCGCGGGTGGCGCAGCGGGCCGGGCGGGTGCGCATTCTTTCGTCGAGCTGCCTGGAGGCGATGCTCGTCGCCGAGGGGGCGATCGACGCGTTCTGCGACCCCGGTTCGCAGACGCACCGCATCGTCGACCTGGCGGCCACACTGATGTTCATCCCCGCGGCCGGGGGAGCGGTCATCGACGTGCAGGGCCAGCCGTTCTCGTTCGGCCCCGACCTGACGCTGCGGTGGTCCGGCATCGTCGCCGCCTCCCGGGACCTGGCCGAGGAGCTCGCGGACACCATCCGGGGTTAG
- the phnE gene encoding phosphonate ABC transporter, permease protein PhnE — protein sequence MTTTLERPRREIPDVPRPAPSISNFGVGLVLLLLVVGGIWSIISLGINPGAIIDSVDNAARFVQRMFPLDFPPLGETFRLVAETLAIVFLATVLAVILSIPAAIFAAKPTTSGPAMRWISRALIVVARALPDLILAIIFLRMFGLGPLAGILAMGIHSVGMCGKLYSDAIEELDDGPSQAIRASGGTRNQQVWSATVIQLLPQIIATALHRFDINLRASVLLGYVGVGGIGLAISESLGTLNYQRGMALSLIVLVLCILIEFLSGAIRAAIMQGSASKPAARALWSDKAVARLRRGSTPATPVSEQRLTPPWDGDRVSRLLSVVVILDLMVLSFMQVEIRWRDFFLGLLDVPQTLSLFFPPSMKENILESVFDAMVTTIQIALAATLIGSVLAIPIGILAARNVVGNKYVSGFFRGLIVVIRGIPELILAIIFVVISGLGGVAGTLALSVGAVGLLSKLLADSIEETDVKVQDAIRSNGASKVQVFFASTVFQSLPPLIAHVMYLLDNNIRSATLIGVVGAGGIGFLLLNASRVNQFPVVTTILLAMIVVVLAVEALSIWMRNTVR from the coding sequence ATGACGACCACACTGGAACGCCCGCGCCGGGAGATTCCCGATGTGCCCAGGCCCGCACCGTCGATAAGCAATTTCGGCGTCGGCCTCGTGCTTCTCCTGCTGGTCGTCGGGGGTATCTGGTCGATTATTTCGCTGGGCATCAACCCCGGGGCGATCATCGACTCCGTGGACAACGCGGCACGTTTCGTGCAGCGCATGTTCCCGCTCGACTTCCCGCCGCTGGGTGAGACGTTCCGGCTGGTCGCGGAGACCCTGGCGATCGTCTTCCTCGCCACCGTGCTCGCCGTGATCCTGTCCATCCCGGCGGCGATCTTCGCGGCGAAACCCACGACCTCCGGCCCGGCCATGCGGTGGATCTCCCGAGCCCTGATCGTCGTGGCCCGCGCGCTGCCCGACCTCATCCTGGCCATCATCTTCCTGCGCATGTTCGGCCTCGGCCCCCTCGCGGGCATCCTGGCCATGGGCATCCACTCCGTGGGCATGTGCGGAAAGCTCTACTCGGATGCCATTGAAGAGCTTGACGACGGCCCGTCCCAGGCCATCCGTGCCTCCGGCGGAACCCGCAACCAGCAGGTCTGGTCCGCGACGGTCATCCAGCTGCTCCCCCAGATCATCGCCACTGCGCTGCACCGCTTCGACATCAACCTGCGCGCCTCCGTGCTGCTCGGTTACGTCGGCGTCGGCGGCATCGGCCTGGCCATCTCGGAGTCGCTGGGCACGCTGAACTACCAGCGCGGCATGGCGCTCTCGCTCATCGTCCTGGTGCTGTGCATCCTCATCGAGTTCCTCTCCGGTGCGATCCGCGCGGCGATCATGCAGGGCAGCGCCTCCAAGCCGGCCGCCCGGGCGCTGTGGTCGGACAAGGCCGTCGCGCGGCTCCGCCGCGGAAGCACCCCGGCCACGCCCGTGTCCGAGCAGCGGCTCACCCCTCCGTGGGACGGTGACCGGGTCAGCCGGCTGCTCTCGGTCGTGGTGATCCTCGATCTCATGGTGCTGTCCTTCATGCAGGTGGAGATCCGCTGGCGTGACTTCTTCCTCGGGCTTCTCGACGTGCCGCAGACCCTGTCGCTCTTCTTCCCGCCGTCGATGAAGGAGAACATTCTCGAATCCGTCTTCGACGCGATGGTGACCACCATCCAGATCGCCCTGGCGGCGACCCTCATCGGCTCCGTGCTGGCGATTCCCATCGGCATCCTCGCCGCCCGGAACGTGGTGGGCAACAAATACGTCTCCGGATTCTTCCGCGGTCTCATCGTAGTCATCCGCGGCATCCCCGAGCTGATCCTGGCCATCATCTTCGTGGTCATCTCCGGGCTCGGCGGGGTGGCCGGAACCCTGGCGCTGTCCGTCGGCGCGGTGGGTCTGCTGTCGAAACTGCTGGCCGACTCCATCGAGGAAACCGACGTCAAGGTCCAGGACGCCATCCGCTCGAACGGCGCGTCAAAGGTCCAGGTGTTCTTCGCCTCCACCGTCTTCCAGAGTCTCCCGCCGCTCATCGCGCACGTGATGTACCTGCTGGACAACAACATCCGCTCGGCCACGCTGATCGGCGTGGTGGGCGCTGGCGGCATCGGCTTCCTGCTGCTCAACGCCTCGCGAGTGAACCAGTTCCCCGTGGTGACCACGATCCTGCTGGCCATGATCGTCGTGGTTCTGGCGGTCGAGGCACTGTCAATCTGGATGCGCAACACCGTGCGGTAG
- the phnC gene encoding phosphonate ABC transporter ATP-binding protein → MGIDKTPALQEELDRIYAVQFDHVTKDFGSVLGLDDVTVGFRAGEVSILLGLSGSGKSTLLRHINGLQRPSSGVIRALGRDVTGMQDKQLRGLRQDIGMIFQDFNLAGPMSVLENVCTGALGKLRGPRMTLMMYPKAIRREALEQLDRVGLVDRAYQRADTLSGGQQQRVAIARCLMQHPKVLLADEPVASLDPISSQSVMELLREITGEENLTVITSLHQVPIALAVGDRIIGLRGGKMIFDRDTDDLDEPTINQIYGPMAVASTEPESAEATR, encoded by the coding sequence ATGGGCATCGACAAGACCCCCGCTCTGCAAGAGGAACTCGACCGCATCTACGCCGTTCAGTTCGACCACGTGACCAAGGACTTCGGTTCGGTGCTCGGACTCGACGACGTCACCGTCGGGTTCCGGGCGGGAGAGGTGTCCATCCTGCTGGGACTCTCCGGCTCCGGAAAGTCCACCCTCCTGCGCCACATCAACGGCCTGCAGCGCCCGAGCTCCGGCGTCATCCGCGCGCTGGGCCGGGACGTCACCGGTATGCAGGACAAGCAGCTGCGCGGCCTGCGCCAGGACATCGGCATGATCTTCCAGGACTTCAACCTGGCGGGCCCCATGTCCGTGCTGGAGAACGTCTGCACCGGCGCACTGGGCAAGCTCCGTGGCCCCCGCATGACCCTGATGATGTACCCCAAGGCCATCCGCCGCGAGGCCCTGGAGCAGCTCGACCGCGTCGGACTCGTCGACCGCGCCTACCAGCGTGCCGACACCCTCTCCGGCGGTCAGCAGCAGCGTGTCGCCATCGCCCGCTGCCTCATGCAGCACCCCAAGGTCCTGCTCGCCGACGAGCCCGTCGCCTCCCTCGACCCCATCTCCTCCCAATCCGTCATGGAACTGCTGCGGGAGATCACCGGCGAGGAGAACCTCACCGTGATCACCTCGCTGCACCAGGTGCCCATCGCCCTGGCCGTGGGCGACCGGATCATCGGCCTGCGCGGCGGCAAGATGATCTTCGACCGCGACACCGATGACCTAGACGAGCCGACCATCAACCAGATCTACGGCCCCATGGCGGTCGCGTCCACCGAGCCTGAATCCGCAGAAGCGACCCGCTAA
- a CDS encoding phosphate/phosphite/phosphonate ABC transporter substrate-binding protein: MIHRPVSRSAAVLGVAALLPLGLVACDSDSSSSANPDAEFSGESITLAAVPSEESTTLESAYGNIADLLEKQLGVEVTFQNANDYAAVIEGQRAGQIDMASYGPFSYVIASDSGVKVEPIATLANAADEEPSYTSQLHVPAGSDIKGLEDLRGKNVCFVDAASTSGYLVPSYGLLGLGIDPEKDLTPVMAGGHDASLLSLDGGNCDAAFAQDTQLGVLEETGQIKPGSVEVVWQSDPIPSSPLTANTDTMSAELVEAVKKELLENGNKEKLTELGICDSVEDCVLPDDSEWGYLPVTDENFDVIREICEVTQADACNQVG, translated from the coding sequence ATGATCCACCGCCCCGTCTCCCGCTCCGCTGCCGTCCTCGGTGTGGCCGCCCTGCTGCCCCTCGGCCTCGTCGCCTGCGACTCCGACAGCTCCTCCTCCGCCAACCCGGACGCCGAGTTCTCGGGCGAGTCGATCACCCTGGCGGCCGTGCCCTCCGAGGAGTCCACCACCCTGGAGAGCGCCTACGGCAACATCGCCGACCTGCTGGAGAAGCAGCTCGGCGTCGAGGTCACCTTCCAGAACGCCAACGACTACGCAGCCGTCATCGAGGGACAGCGCGCCGGCCAGATCGACATGGCCTCCTACGGCCCGTTCTCCTACGTCATCGCCTCCGACTCCGGCGTCAAGGTCGAGCCCATCGCGACCCTCGCCAACGCCGCGGACGAGGAGCCCTCCTACACCTCCCAGCTGCACGTCCCGGCCGGCTCGGACATCAAGGGCCTCGAGGACCTGCGCGGAAAGAACGTCTGCTTCGTCGACGCCGCCTCCACCTCCGGTTACCTGGTCCCCTCCTACGGCCTGCTGGGCCTCGGCATCGACCCCGAGAAGGACCTCACCCCGGTCATGGCCGGCGGCCACGACGCCTCCCTGCTCTCCCTCGACGGCGGAAACTGCGACGCGGCCTTCGCCCAGGACACCCAGCTCGGCGTCCTGGAGGAGACCGGCCAGATCAAACCCGGCTCCGTCGAGGTCGTCTGGCAGTCCGATCCCATCCCCTCCTCCCCGCTGACCGCCAACACCGACACCATGTCCGCCGAGCTCGTCGAGGCCGTGAAGAAGGAACTGCTGGAGAACGGCAACAAGGAGAAGCTCACCGAGCTGGGCATCTGCGACTCCGTGGAGGACTGCGTGCTCCCGGATGACTCCGAGTGGGGTTACCTCCCGGTCACCGACGAGAACTTCGACGTCATCCGCGAGATCTGCGAAGTCACCCAGGCCGACGCCTGCAACCAGGTCGGCTAA
- a CDS encoding IclR family transcriptional regulator: MGQHSGESGIKVIDRSVAIVKATTAGPRSLAQLCELTGLPRATVHRLATALEVHDVLARDGDGLWRQGAALTTAGSTLLDAAQHIMSALVDTTRESVQLYQRTGTTRTCIAAEELTSGLRDTVPVGSQLPLTSGSAAKVILAHSSPELVDALLPQARFDRAELDEVRRRGLAESQSEREVGLASLSAPVLDPSGTLVAVLSVSGPVERLRPSPIAAWGTELSAAAAELSSVF, translated from the coding sequence ATGGGACAGCATAGCGGAGAATCCGGAATCAAGGTTATTGACAGGTCCGTCGCCATCGTCAAGGCCACCACCGCCGGGCCGCGCAGTTTGGCCCAGCTCTGCGAGCTCACCGGCCTGCCGCGCGCCACGGTCCACCGGCTCGCCACCGCGCTCGAGGTACACGACGTCCTCGCCCGCGACGGCGACGGCCTCTGGCGCCAGGGCGCCGCACTGACCACCGCGGGCAGCACGCTTCTCGACGCCGCCCAGCACATCATGTCCGCCCTCGTGGACACCACGCGCGAATCCGTGCAGCTTTACCAGCGCACCGGAACCACCCGCACGTGCATCGCCGCGGAGGAACTCACCAGCGGCCTGCGCGACACAGTGCCCGTCGGTTCGCAGCTGCCCCTGACCTCGGGCTCCGCCGCCAAGGTCATCCTCGCCCACTCCTCCCCCGAGCTTGTCGACGCCCTGCTCCCCCAGGCCCGCTTCGACCGCGCCGAACTCGACGAGGTGCGTCGCCGCGGCCTGGCCGAGTCACAGTCCGAGCGTGAGGTGGGCCTGGCCAGCCTGTCCGCACCGGTCCTCGACCCCTCGGGCACACTCGTCGCGGTCCTGTCGGTGTCCGGTCCCGTCGAGAGGCTCCGCCCGTCGCCCATCGCGGCCTGGGGAACCGAGCTGAGCGCGGCCGCGGCGGAACTGAGCTCGGTCTTCTAA
- the leuC gene encoding 3-isopropylmalate dehydratase large subunit has protein sequence MANTNGKLTLAEKVWRDHVITAGQNGDPDLIYIDFQLLHEVTSPQAFDGLRMAGRTMRRPDLHLATEDHNVPTEGIATGSLLEIREQTSRKQVETLRTNCAEFGVRLHPMGDIQQGIVHTVGPQLGITQPGMTIVCGDSHTSTHGAFGAMAFGIGTSEVEHVMATQSLSLKPFKTMAIEVSGELQPGVTSKDIILAIIAKIGTGGGQGHVLEYRGEAIEKLSMEARMTICNMSIEAGARAGMIAPNQKTFDYVQGREFAPKGADWDAAVEYWKTLPTDEGAEFDTVVHLDANTLTPFITWGTNPGQGVSLDDAVPDPESFGDEGKKAAAEKALAYMDLEAGTPMRDIRIDTVFLGSCTNARIEDLRAAAEVIEGRTIADGTRMLVVPSSTLVKQQAEEEGLDRIFTDFGAEWRTAGCSMCLGMNPDQLQPGERSASTSNRNFEGRQGPGGRTHLVSPLVAAATAVTGHLASPADL, from the coding sequence ATGGCGAACACAAACGGGAAGCTCACGCTGGCGGAGAAGGTGTGGCGCGACCACGTCATCACGGCCGGACAGAACGGCGACCCTGATCTCATCTACATCGACTTCCAGCTCCTCCATGAGGTCACCAGCCCCCAGGCCTTCGACGGACTGCGGATGGCCGGCCGAACGATGCGCCGCCCGGACCTCCACCTCGCCACCGAGGACCACAACGTGCCCACCGAGGGCATCGCCACCGGTTCGCTGCTGGAGATCCGCGAGCAGACCTCGCGCAAGCAGGTGGAGACCCTGCGCACCAACTGCGCCGAGTTCGGCGTGCGCCTGCACCCCATGGGCGACATCCAGCAGGGCATCGTGCACACCGTCGGGCCGCAGCTGGGCATCACCCAGCCCGGCATGACCATCGTCTGCGGCGACTCACACACCTCCACCCACGGCGCGTTCGGTGCCATGGCCTTCGGCATCGGCACCTCCGAGGTCGAGCACGTCATGGCCACCCAGTCGCTCTCGCTCAAGCCGTTCAAGACCATGGCCATCGAGGTCTCCGGGGAGCTGCAGCCGGGGGTGACCTCCAAGGACATCATCCTGGCGATCATCGCCAAGATCGGCACCGGCGGCGGGCAGGGGCACGTGCTGGAATACCGCGGTGAGGCGATCGAGAAGCTCTCCATGGAAGCCCGGATGACCATCTGCAACATGTCCATCGAGGCCGGCGCCCGCGCGGGCATGATCGCGCCGAACCAGAAGACCTTCGACTACGTCCAGGGCCGCGAGTTCGCGCCGAAGGGCGCGGACTGGGACGCGGCCGTCGAGTACTGGAAGACGCTGCCCACGGACGAGGGTGCGGAGTTCGACACCGTCGTGCATCTCGACGCCAACACGCTCACCCCCTTCATCACCTGGGGAACCAACCCTGGTCAAGGCGTCAGCCTGGATGACGCCGTGCCGGATCCCGAGTCCTTCGGCGACGAGGGCAAGAAGGCCGCGGCCGAGAAGGCCCTGGCCTACATGGACCTCGAGGCCGGCACCCCCATGCGCGACATCCGGATCGACACCGTCTTCCTGGGTTCCTGCACCAACGCGCGGATCGAGGACCTGCGGGCCGCGGCCGAGGTCATCGAGGGCCGCACCATCGCCGACGGCACCCGCATGCTCGTGGTCCCGTCCTCCACCCTGGTCAAGCAGCAGGCGGAGGAGGAGGGGCTCGACCGTATCTTCACCGACTTCGGCGCCGAGTGGCGCACCGCGGGCTGCTCCATGTGCCTGGGCATGAACCCCGACCAGCTCCAGCCCGGTGAGCGCTCCGCGTCCACGTCCAACCGCAACTTCGAGGGCCGCCAGGGCCCGGGCGGACGCACCCACCTGGTCAGCCCGCTCGTCGCCGCCGCCACCGCCGTCACCGGCCACCTCGCCAGCCCCGCCGACCTGTAG
- the leuD gene encoding 3-isopropylmalate dehydratase small subunit produces MEKVTTHTGVGVPLRASNVDTDQIIPAVYLKRVSRTGFEDGLFANWRRSDDFVLNQEPFRNGSVLVTGPDFGTGSSREHAVWALMDYGFRVVLSPRFADIFRGNSGKAGLVAGIMEESDVELLWKQLEQQPGMELTVSLEDRTVTAGENVYTFEIDDYTRWRLMEGLDDIGLTLRDESAISRFEESRPAFKPSVAR; encoded by the coding sequence ATGGAGAAAGTCACCACCCACACCGGCGTCGGCGTCCCGCTGCGCGCCTCCAACGTGGACACTGACCAGATCATCCCCGCCGTCTACCTCAAGCGGGTCTCCCGCACCGGCTTCGAGGACGGGCTCTTCGCCAACTGGCGCCGCTCGGACGACTTCGTGCTCAACCAGGAGCCCTTCCGCAACGGCTCCGTGCTGGTCACGGGCCCGGACTTCGGCACCGGCTCCTCCCGCGAGCACGCGGTGTGGGCGCTCATGGACTACGGCTTCCGAGTCGTGCTGTCCCCGCGCTTCGCCGACATCTTCCGCGGCAACTCCGGCAAGGCCGGCCTCGTCGCCGGCATCATGGAGGAGAGCGACGTCGAGCTGCTGTGGAAGCAGCTCGAGCAGCAGCCGGGCATGGAGCTGACGGTCTCGCTGGAGGACCGCACGGTCACCGCCGGGGAGAACGTCTACACCTTCGAGATCGACGACTACACCCGCTGGCGCCTCATGGAGGGCCTCGACGACATCGGGCTCACCCTGCGCGACGAGAGCGCCATCTCCCGGTTCGAGGAGAGTCGCCCGGCGTTCAAACCGAGCGTCGCGCGCTAG
- a CDS encoding NUDIX hydrolase: MSQKDNRRSSHEVDKDARSQLEVTGRHQVIPRDPAGEVEKATLAAGAVLWRGDLSDPASIEVALIHRPHYDDWSLAKGKVDPGESLPATAVREIAEETGYEVRLGKLLGKVKYPVSGRTKVVYYWTAEVLWGEFEPNDEVDEIRWTSIDEALALLSYDVDCEVLTKAKKRFELPATSRVLYVRHGRAHERGNWAGDDNLRPLDKKGRRQAEMLVPMLAGWRPDRLFSAFPDRCQTTLAPLADELGMDITVSEDFGDVAWAADPERVKSAFTEVVELGGVSVICSQGDTIPPVIEWLSENGRLPLSDIVSKKGSVWVLSFHDGQLTGADYLASALPAK; this comes from the coding sequence ATGTCGCAGAAGGACAACCGCCGCTCGTCCCACGAGGTGGACAAGGACGCCCGCTCGCAACTCGAGGTGACCGGGCGCCACCAGGTCATCCCCCGGGATCCGGCCGGCGAGGTGGAGAAGGCGACCCTGGCGGCGGGCGCGGTGCTCTGGCGCGGCGACCTCTCCGACCCCGCCTCCATCGAGGTAGCGCTCATCCACCGCCCGCACTACGACGACTGGTCGCTGGCCAAGGGCAAGGTCGACCCGGGCGAGTCGCTGCCCGCCACCGCCGTACGTGAGATCGCGGAGGAGACCGGCTACGAGGTCCGGCTGGGCAAGCTGCTGGGCAAGGTAAAGTACCCCGTCTCCGGCCGCACGAAGGTGGTCTACTACTGGACCGCCGAGGTGCTCTGGGGTGAGTTCGAGCCCAACGACGAGGTCGACGAGATCCGCTGGACCAGCATCGACGAGGCGCTGGCGCTGCTGAGCTACGACGTGGACTGCGAGGTGCTCACCAAGGCGAAGAAACGTTTCGAGCTCCCGGCCACCTCGCGTGTCCTCTACGTGCGCCACGGCCGGGCGCACGAGCGCGGCAACTGGGCGGGCGACGACAACCTGCGCCCGCTGGACAAGAAGGGCCGCCGGCAGGCGGAGATGCTCGTGCCCATGCTCGCTGGCTGGCGCCCGGACCGCCTGTTCTCCGCGTTCCCCGACCGTTGCCAGACCACGCTCGCCCCGCTCGCCGACGAGCTGGGCATGGATATCACCGTCAGCGAGGACTTCGGCGACGTCGCCTGGGCCGCGGACCCCGAGCGCGTGAAGTCCGCGTTCACCGAGGTCGTGGAGCTCGGCGGGGTGTCGGTCATCTGCAGCCAGGGTGACACGATTCCGCCGGTCATCGAGTGGCTGTCGGAGAACGGACGACTGCCCCTCTCCGACATCGTGTCGAAGAAGGGCAGTGTCTGGGTGCTGTCCTTCCATGACGGACAGCTCACCGGCGCGGACTACCTGGCGTCCGCGCTGCCGGCGAAGTAG
- a CDS encoding NAD(P)H-dependent glycerol-3-phosphate dehydrogenase, with protein MVNVAVMGAGSWGSTLAKVFADAGNSVFLWARRPELTWTIAETRVNADYLPGVTLPDAILPTSDAAEALAGADIVVFAVPSQTMRDNLSHWRDLVPADATLVSISKGIEAGTHLRMSQVIAEVTGVEPERITVLSGPNLAREVAQEQPAATVIAGVDQNRAKLVQAAVATPYLRPYTNSDVVGVELGGACKNVIALACGMAAGRGLGDNTSASVITRGLAEISRLGQALGADPRTFAGLAGLGDLAATCMSPLSRNRTFGERLGQGETLAEAKEKTNGQVAEGVISSRSISQLAESLDVDMPITRAVFAVCHEDAVVAEIVAALMGRSKKAE; from the coding sequence ATGGTCAATGTCGCAGTCATGGGAGCGGGATCCTGGGGCAGCACCCTGGCCAAGGTTTTTGCAGACGCGGGCAACTCCGTGTTCCTCTGGGCGAGGCGCCCGGAGCTGACCTGGACCATAGCCGAGACCAGGGTGAACGCGGACTACCTTCCGGGGGTGACGCTTCCCGACGCGATCCTGCCCACCTCCGACGCAGCCGAGGCACTCGCCGGCGCGGACATCGTCGTCTTCGCCGTGCCCAGCCAGACCATGCGGGACAACCTCTCCCACTGGCGTGATCTTGTCCCGGCCGACGCCACCCTGGTGTCCATCTCCAAGGGCATCGAGGCCGGCACCCATCTGCGCATGAGCCAGGTCATCGCCGAGGTCACGGGCGTGGAGCCCGAGCGCATCACCGTGCTCAGCGGCCCCAACCTCGCCCGCGAGGTGGCGCAGGAGCAGCCGGCTGCCACCGTCATCGCCGGCGTGGACCAGAACCGGGCGAAGCTCGTGCAGGCCGCCGTGGCCACGCCCTACCTGCGCCCCTACACCAACTCCGACGTCGTGGGCGTGGAGCTGGGCGGCGCCTGCAAGAACGTCATCGCCCTGGCGTGCGGCATGGCTGCGGGCCGCGGACTGGGCGACAACACGTCGGCAAGCGTGATCACCCGCGGACTGGCTGAGATTTCCCGCCTGGGCCAGGCACTGGGCGCCGACCCCCGTACCTTCGCCGGGCTGGCCGGACTCGGGGACCTCGCCGCCACGTGCATGTCCCCGCTGTCGCGCAACCGCACCTTCGGCGAGCGCCTGGGCCAGGGGGAGACGCTTGCGGAGGCGAAGGAGAAGACCAACGGCCAGGTCGCCGAGGGCGTGATCTCCTCGCGGTCGATTTCCCAGCTCGCAGAGTCCCTCGACGTGGACATGCCCATCACCCGCGCGGTGTTCGCCGTGTGCCACGAGGACGCCGTGGTGGCGGAGATCGTCGCCGCGCTCATGGGTCGCTCCAAGAAAGCGGAGTGA